A stretch of the Gossypium hirsutum isolate 1008001.06 chromosome D07, Gossypium_hirsutum_v2.1, whole genome shotgun sequence genome encodes the following:
- the LOC121219261 gene encoding WRKY transcription factor WRKY28: MDVPSSVKDKVEGVEAELEQLQKENAALRLMLQVMSNKYKMLSEAYFRESNSQVPTICRGLTRFDLCEDQHSHKNILIPQLQLAANSSQVFVETDPRDESHIVKDGFQWRKYGQKVTKHNPFPRAYFRCSMAPACPVKKKVQRCMEDKNFLMATYEGRHNHEVNPSIGQSLSSPTSSATTSISGFPNSVLDNPLRSAIALDLNLSSENSCGNGNDDDYNNKRSMEDHVAASLAKDPSFTLALAAAVARSITEHPKPPTN; the protein is encoded by the exons GTGGAAGGTGTTGAGGCCGAGCTGGAACAGTTGCAGAAAGAGAACGCAGCTCTTAGGTTAATGCTTCAAGTAATGAGCAACAAATACAAAATGCTTAGTGAAGCCTATTTCAGGGAATCAAACTCTCAGGTACCAACAATCTGCCGAGGCTTAACGCGATTTGATTTGTGCGAAGATCAGCACTCCCACAAAAATATTCTAATACCTCAACTTCAGTTAGCAGCAAATTCCTCACAAGTTTTTGTGGAAACTGACCCTAGGGACGAGAGCCAT ATAGTTAAAGATGGATTTCAATGGAGGAAATATGGCCAGAAAGTTACTAAACATAATCCTTTTCCCCGAGCTTATTTTAGGTGTTCAATGGCTCCCGCATGCCCTGTCAAAAAGAag GTTCAGCGATGCATGGAAGACAAGAATTTCTTGATGGCAACATACGAAGGACGACACAACCATGAAGTTAATCCTTCAATAGGACAATCTTTGTCTTCCCCCACCAGCTCCGCCACGACATCCATCTCCGGTTTTCCCAATTCAGTTCTTGATAACCCGTTACGATCCGCCATCGCTCTTGATCTCAATCTTTCAAGCGAAAACAGCTGCGGCAACGGCAACGATGACGATTATAACAACAAGAGATCAATGGAAGACCATGTTGCAGCATCCTTAGCAAAAGATCCTAGCTTCACTCTAGCTTTAGCCGCAGCTGTTGCTCGCTCCATTACTGAGCACCCTAAACCACCaacaaactaa